A genomic segment from Pseudoalteromonas nigrifaciens encodes:
- a CDS encoding GbsR/MarR family transcriptional regulator codes for MSLSDKNFSFVMHCGEMGSRWGFNRTIGQMCGLLIITKNPMTANQIAESLSISRGNVSMGIKELQSWQLIKVQHIPGDRKEYYAPAGDIWDMANRVFEERKKREVEPTLSLLRDNLLDTASNEDELYAQKQMGEIHNLLETVTKWSSELQRLTPEQLNKLMKLGSGIGKVIDLKDKIFKKE; via the coding sequence ATGAGTTTATCCGACAAAAATTTTTCCTTTGTAATGCACTGTGGTGAAATGGGTAGCCGCTGGGGATTCAATCGTACTATTGGACAAATGTGTGGCTTATTGATTATTACTAAAAATCCGATGACCGCGAACCAAATTGCAGAATCCCTCAGTATTTCACGTGGCAATGTTAGTATGGGCATTAAAGAGCTGCAATCGTGGCAGCTCATTAAAGTACAACATATTCCTGGCGACAGAAAAGAATATTATGCCCCTGCGGGTGATATTTGGGATATGGCTAACCGGGTGTTCGAAGAACGTAAAAAACGCGAAGTAGAGCCTACTCTAAGCTTACTGCGCGATAATCTATTAGATACTGCAAGCAACGAAGATGAACTTTACGCACAAAAACAAATGGGCGAAATTCATAACCTGCTTGAAACAGTGACTAAATGGTCATCTGAATTACAGCGTTTAACCCCTGAGCAGCTTAATAAGCTAATGAAGTTAGGATCTGGTATTGGTAAGGTAATTGATTTAAAAGATAAAATATTTAAAAAAGAGTAA
- the adhP gene encoding alcohol dehydrogenase AdhP, producing the protein MKAAINNEFKGKLQIIDMPIPEVGINDVLVKIAACGVCHTDLHACHGDWPVAPKMPLVPGHEGVGVIEKVGSNIKHLEVGDRVGVPWLYSACGHCEFCLDGRETLCLSQHNTGYSIDGSYAEYCLAHGDYVVKIPEGLGFSEAAPLFCAGVTTYKALKVSGAKPGQWVAIVGVGGLGHLAVQYAKAMGFNVIAVDTGKEKLALAKELGADITLDFKEVVPSEAIFKQVGGAHAVVCTAVSKPGFEQAYKSVRRGGKCVLVGLPPEDMPLPIFDTVLNGVSVVGSIVGTRKDLQECLEFAAQGKVKAIIEEKRLEDINEIFDDMLKGEINGRIVVTI; encoded by the coding sequence ATGAAAGCTGCAATTAATAATGAATTTAAAGGTAAATTACAAATAATAGACATGCCTATCCCAGAGGTTGGCATAAATGATGTATTGGTAAAAATAGCGGCCTGTGGGGTGTGTCATACAGATTTACATGCATGTCATGGCGATTGGCCTGTTGCGCCTAAAATGCCTTTAGTGCCAGGCCACGAAGGCGTAGGTGTAATTGAAAAGGTCGGTAGCAATATTAAACACCTAGAAGTAGGCGATCGCGTTGGTGTGCCTTGGCTTTACAGTGCCTGTGGGCATTGTGAGTTTTGCTTAGATGGCAGAGAAACCCTGTGTTTGTCACAACATAATACTGGCTACTCTATAGATGGTAGTTACGCCGAATATTGTTTAGCACACGGTGACTACGTGGTAAAAATACCCGAAGGGCTTGGCTTTTCAGAAGCCGCGCCATTATTTTGCGCTGGAGTAACCACGTATAAAGCACTTAAAGTATCGGGAGCTAAACCCGGGCAATGGGTGGCTATTGTGGGAGTGGGCGGCCTTGGGCACTTAGCTGTACAGTATGCTAAAGCAATGGGATTTAATGTTATAGCGGTTGATACCGGCAAAGAAAAACTCGCGCTGGCCAAAGAGCTTGGCGCAGATATTACCCTCGACTTTAAAGAAGTGGTTCCAAGCGAAGCCATTTTTAAACAAGTAGGCGGCGCGCATGCAGTTGTATGTACTGCAGTTTCAAAGCCTGGTTTTGAGCAAGCTTATAAAAGTGTACGTCGTGGTGGTAAGTGTGTGTTAGTTGGTTTACCGCCAGAGGATATGCCATTACCTATTTTTGACACAGTATTAAATGGTGTGTCAGTTGTGGGCTCTATTGTAGGTACTCGAAAAGATTTACAAGAGTGCTTAGAATTTGCAGCACAAGGTAAAGTAAAAGCAATTATTGAAGAAAAACGCTTAGAGGATATTAACGAAATTTTTGATGATATGCTCAAAGGCGAAATTAACGGCCGTATAGTTGTTACTATCTGA
- a CDS encoding TonB-dependent receptor, with translation MHNFKYSLLTLACLNAQLAFADDIKVEDNIERISVYEKQNRVVMSSGLATKSNMSLMETPAPVVIIDRELIESQGVKSLQDLVRNVSGLTQAGNNYGIGDNLVIRGLDANYTYDGMYGGAGLGNTFNPTRSLTNVESVEVLKGPATGLYGIGSAGGVINLIEKKPEFNEKHKVGVELGQWDSYAVSIDSTNAITDNLAYRVMAKTASSAGFRDLKEDRDEIYTSLKYVFDNKQNIMLSAAYIKDAIAVDSIGHPIRIYDANSVNGLTSDQVTGADLVNDPSGNGLQLSEAQRIELANSLSSSDGLTPYSFGTNGIISPMAKDNEGEELRFKLTHNYFITDDLFLNQQLQYRNYTSSFARQTGAYNYVYSTRSGVINQDPRAPLVEDGVLYPFAARRQEYRQVEADEKSWQYFADLRYDFSVADIDNELLVNANYEDRDIGFKQYSIYDADKVINDSDGNLLYQGTLPYIYDIREPNWPTGNFADYDPLKTSDYNKKVQAWGLGIQHVSYINEALTTRIGVAYNRIKQSYEHLGVDERYSSSRANPTPEANTSDSGLTYNLGATYQPTEDFSIFVNHSKGRTAYSVLGSVSGNEADREDSESLSNDLGFRFKAFDDQLLASIVVFESARTNLEYANPLYEAGVSAEGVVESFYNGKEETKGVELDLNAYLNDKWKINVNGVYQDARDQSNPNSSSFDTRQKGVPYVTASTWVTYYANMFNLPEAVNISGGITFVDNRSTNSSSFSIPDGYVPSYTIYDTAISYTTDKWHMQLNLNNLFNKRYYSKAMFLGGMPGQERNAKLSFSYTL, from the coding sequence ATGCATAACTTTAAATATTCTTTACTTACCCTTGCTTGTTTAAATGCACAATTAGCCTTTGCCGATGACATAAAAGTTGAAGACAACATAGAGCGCATTAGCGTTTACGAAAAACAAAACCGTGTTGTTATGAGTTCCGGCCTAGCTACTAAGTCAAATATGTCGTTAATGGAAACCCCAGCTCCTGTGGTTATTATTGACCGTGAACTTATAGAATCACAAGGGGTTAAAAGCCTGCAAGACTTAGTACGCAACGTAAGTGGTTTAACTCAAGCCGGCAATAACTACGGTATTGGCGATAATTTAGTTATTCGCGGTTTAGATGCCAATTACACCTACGACGGTATGTATGGCGGTGCGGGGCTAGGTAATACCTTTAACCCGACTCGTTCGCTTACTAATGTTGAATCGGTTGAAGTACTAAAAGGCCCTGCTACTGGTTTATATGGCATTGGTAGCGCTGGTGGCGTAATAAACCTTATTGAAAAAAAGCCTGAGTTTAACGAAAAACATAAAGTGGGCGTAGAGCTTGGCCAGTGGGATAGCTATGCAGTTTCGATTGATAGCACCAATGCTATAACCGATAATTTAGCCTACAGAGTCATGGCTAAAACGGCTTCCAGTGCCGGTTTTCGTGACTTAAAAGAAGATCGCGACGAAATTTATACCTCGCTTAAATATGTATTCGATAACAAACAAAATATTATGCTCTCCGCGGCCTACATTAAAGATGCCATTGCAGTGGATTCAATTGGTCACCCTATTCGTATTTACGATGCAAACTCGGTAAATGGACTAACGTCAGATCAAGTAACCGGTGCTGATTTAGTAAATGATCCGTCTGGCAATGGCTTGCAATTATCTGAAGCGCAGCGCATTGAGCTTGCAAATTCATTATCGTCTTCAGATGGTTTAACGCCTTACAGCTTTGGTACTAATGGTATTATTTCACCTATGGCTAAAGATAACGAAGGTGAGGAGCTGCGTTTTAAATTAACCCACAACTACTTTATTACCGATGATTTATTTTTGAATCAACAATTGCAGTATCGTAATTACACCTCAAGCTTTGCTCGTCAAACCGGGGCTTATAATTACGTGTATTCAACTCGCAGTGGAGTAATAAACCAAGATCCGCGCGCGCCACTAGTTGAAGACGGGGTACTTTACCCGTTTGCAGCACGCCGCCAAGAGTATCGCCAAGTGGAGGCCGACGAAAAGTCATGGCAGTACTTTGCCGATTTGCGTTACGACTTTTCAGTAGCCGATATAGACAACGAGTTATTAGTAAACGCTAATTATGAAGATAGAGATATTGGCTTTAAACAATATTCTATTTATGATGCCGATAAAGTGATCAACGATAGCGACGGTAACTTACTTTACCAAGGCACACTGCCCTACATTTACGATATACGAGAGCCTAACTGGCCAACCGGTAACTTTGCCGATTACGACCCACTTAAAACCAGCGACTACAATAAAAAAGTACAAGCTTGGGGGTTAGGTATTCAACATGTAAGCTATATAAATGAAGCCCTTACTACACGTATTGGGGTTGCCTATAACCGTATTAAACAAAGTTACGAGCATTTAGGTGTAGATGAGCGCTACAGTTCAAGCCGTGCAAACCCAACACCTGAGGCAAATACATCAGACAGTGGTTTAACCTATAATTTAGGTGCAACTTATCAACCAACTGAAGATTTCTCGATATTTGTTAATCATTCTAAAGGGCGTACAGCCTACAGTGTTTTAGGCTCTGTAAGTGGTAACGAAGCCGACAGAGAAGATTCTGAATCGTTAAGTAACGATTTAGGATTTCGCTTTAAGGCCTTTGACGATCAGTTATTAGCGTCTATTGTGGTATTTGAAAGCGCGCGAACTAATTTAGAGTATGCTAATCCTCTTTATGAAGCCGGTGTATCTGCAGAGGGTGTAGTTGAAAGCTTTTATAATGGTAAAGAAGAAACCAAAGGTGTGGAGCTTGATTTAAACGCTTACTTAAACGATAAATGGAAAATAAACGTCAACGGCGTATACCAAGATGCACGTGATCAAAGTAATCCTAATAGCAGCAGTTTCGATACTCGCCAAAAAGGCGTGCCCTATGTAACTGCCAGCACTTGGGTGACCTACTACGCAAACATGTTTAATTTACCAGAGGCGGTAAATATTAGCGGCGGTATTACTTTTGTAGATAACCGCAGCACTAACTCTAGCTCGTTTTCGATTCCGGATGGTTATGTACCTAGCTATACAATTTATGACACTGCCATTTCGTACACAACTGATAAATGGCATATGCAGCTAAATCTTAATAATTTATTTAATAAGCGTTATTACTCTAAAGCCATGTTTTTAGGCGGTATGCCTGGGCAAGAGCGCAATGCTAAATTGAGCTTTAGCTACACACTTTAA
- a CDS encoding metal-dependent hydrolase family protein, producing the protein MKKQLLSASIALLCLNSMNAYAVTYVSAKAMLDVQSGKLIQSPLVTIDNGVITAIDSNKTPKLNKGDEHIKLPELTLMPGLMDMHVHLTSDPTVPRSERVGQSIPRMAVKAAYFAKKTLEAGFTTVRNVGAEGYSVIAVRDGINAGDIIGPRIWAAGPSLGITGGHCDNNRLPPELKYTSQGVADGPWAVRVKVRENIKYGANAIKFCATGGVFSKGTKLGAQQYSFEEMKAIVDEAHLRDLPVAAHAHGTDGIKTAIKAGVDSVEHASYLDDEAIKLAKDHGTWLSMDIYNTEYTLSFGEQNGVDEENLDKERQVSKVQRDSFKRAVNAGVNMVFGTDAAIYPHGDNAKQFSRMVEFGMTELQAIQASTVNSAKLLKMDKQLGQLKTGFAADIIAVKGNPLKNIATLEHIPFVMKAGVVYKN; encoded by the coding sequence ATGAAAAAACAACTACTGTCTGCTTCTATCGCACTTTTATGTTTAAACAGTATGAATGCCTATGCTGTTACTTATGTATCTGCTAAGGCAATGCTTGATGTTCAAAGTGGTAAGTTAATACAGTCGCCCCTAGTTACCATAGATAATGGCGTGATCACCGCAATTGATAGCAATAAAACGCCTAAGCTTAATAAAGGGGATGAACATATTAAGCTGCCTGAACTGACACTTATGCCAGGATTAATGGACATGCACGTGCATTTAACCAGCGATCCAACGGTACCTCGCAGTGAGCGTGTAGGACAATCGATACCGCGTATGGCTGTAAAAGCAGCATACTTTGCGAAAAAAACCCTAGAAGCTGGGTTTACTACTGTGCGTAACGTGGGCGCAGAAGGTTACAGCGTAATTGCAGTACGCGATGGAATTAATGCAGGCGATATAATTGGCCCTCGTATTTGGGCAGCAGGCCCCTCTTTAGGTATTACCGGCGGCCATTGTGATAACAACCGTTTGCCACCTGAGCTTAAATATACCTCGCAAGGCGTTGCCGATGGTCCATGGGCGGTACGCGTTAAAGTGCGCGAAAATATTAAATACGGAGCCAACGCCATTAAATTTTGTGCCACAGGGGGAGTATTTTCAAAAGGAACTAAATTGGGTGCACAGCAGTACTCGTTTGAAGAAATGAAAGCCATTGTAGATGAAGCGCACCTTCGCGACTTACCAGTAGCCGCGCATGCTCATGGTACAGATGGTATAAAAACCGCAATTAAAGCCGGTGTTGATAGCGTAGAGCATGCCAGTTATTTAGATGACGAGGCAATTAAATTAGCTAAAGATCATGGTACTTGGCTTTCAATGGATATTTACAATACCGAATATACATTGAGTTTTGGCGAACAAAATGGCGTAGATGAGGAAAACCTAGATAAAGAACGCCAAGTATCTAAAGTACAGCGTGATAGCTTTAAACGTGCAGTGAACGCCGGCGTAAACATGGTATTTGGCACCGATGCTGCTATTTACCCGCATGGCGATAATGCTAAACAGTTTTCTCGCATGGTTGAGTTTGGTATGACTGAACTGCAAGCAATTCAAGCATCTACTGTAAATAGCGCAAAGCTATTAAAAATGGATAAGCAGTTAGGCCAACTTAAAACCGGCTTTGCAGCCGATATTATTGCAGTAAAAGGCAATCCGCTTAAAAATATTGCAACACTTGAGCACATTCCTTTTGTAATGAAGGCAGGGGTAGTTTACAAAAATTAG
- a CDS encoding DUF885 domain-containing protein has translation MKLINLAVIASGVLLALSGCTNINKSKHESNTTSSHAHLSMANTAKAVVSELSAQQQLDVLVAQYYDESLMFSPLSATYNGRNEFNNQFTPVISSASRDKKAAFYKKYQQRLSLIDKEQLVGQALLSFEILTQDLALKLEGMQYPDYLLPINQMAGAHNTFAGFGSGQSAQPFNTVEDYSNFLARSEGFINWLVSVQESMAQGIKLGVVLPRPLAKKLQPQFAAHLVTDAEDSLFWAPIKNFPESFTAQQKQQITAQYRKLIIERLVPAYNSMSEFLANQYIPNSRESVGYSDLPNGKAWYEYQIKKHTTLSLSANEIHDIGLSEVARILSQMKKVKETVGFKGDLSAFFDHLRDSDEFYYNTPQELIAAYENVKQKIDARLPLLFNIAPKAPYVVKAVEAYRAQSAAGASYASPAPDGSRPGVFYINTYNLKAQAKFLLETLSIHEAAPGHHFQIALQQEIDGLPDFRKFGGYTVFAEGWALYAESLGKELGLFTDPYMWYGRLSDEQLRAMRLVLDTGFHAKGWTREQGIDYMLANSSMAKSDVIAEVERYIAWPGQALSYKLGEFKISELRDYAHKQLGNKFDIKAFHTQILIDGALPMPILEQKIKRWVKSVQ, from the coding sequence ATGAAATTAATAAACTTGGCGGTTATAGCCAGTGGTGTACTGCTTGCTTTAAGTGGTTGCACTAATATAAATAAAAGTAAGCATGAAAGTAACACCACCAGTAGCCACGCGCATTTGAGCATGGCTAATACTGCCAAAGCAGTGGTGTCAGAGCTTTCAGCACAACAACAGCTTGATGTACTGGTAGCGCAATATTACGATGAATCGCTTATGTTTAGCCCTCTCAGTGCCACTTACAATGGCCGTAATGAGTTTAATAACCAATTTACGCCTGTTATTTCATCGGCTAGCCGTGATAAAAAAGCCGCTTTTTATAAAAAATATCAACAGCGCTTATCACTTATAGATAAAGAGCAGCTAGTAGGACAAGCATTATTAAGCTTTGAAATATTAACTCAAGACTTAGCGCTTAAGCTTGAAGGAATGCAATACCCAGATTATTTACTGCCAATTAATCAAATGGCAGGGGCACATAACACCTTTGCTGGTTTTGGCTCGGGACAAAGTGCACAACCTTTTAATACAGTTGAAGATTACAGCAACTTTTTAGCCCGAAGTGAGGGCTTTATTAATTGGCTTGTAAGTGTGCAAGAATCAATGGCGCAAGGCATAAAGCTTGGCGTAGTGTTACCAAGGCCACTGGCTAAAAAGCTGCAACCACAATTTGCAGCCCATCTGGTAACTGACGCTGAAGACTCACTATTTTGGGCGCCAATTAAAAACTTCCCAGAGTCGTTTACAGCACAGCAAAAGCAACAAATTACAGCACAATATAGAAAATTGATTATAGAGCGTTTAGTACCTGCATATAACAGCATGAGCGAGTTTTTAGCTAATCAATATATTCCTAATAGCCGAGAAAGTGTTGGTTATAGCGATTTACCTAACGGTAAAGCGTGGTACGAATACCAAATTAAAAAACACACTACGCTTAGTTTATCTGCCAACGAAATTCATGATATTGGTTTAAGTGAAGTAGCGCGTATTTTATCGCAAATGAAAAAAGTAAAAGAAACAGTTGGCTTTAAAGGTGACTTATCTGCATTTTTTGACCACTTACGTGATTCGGACGAATTTTATTACAACACGCCGCAAGAGTTAATAGCGGCATACGAAAACGTAAAACAAAAAATTGATGCGCGTTTGCCACTGCTTTTTAACATAGCACCAAAAGCGCCATACGTTGTAAAAGCAGTAGAAGCTTACAGAGCACAGTCGGCTGCGGGCGCATCTTATGCGTCTCCAGCACCAGATGGTTCTCGCCCAGGTGTTTTTTATATTAATACCTATAACTTAAAGGCGCAGGCTAAGTTTTTACTCGAAACACTATCGATTCACGAAGCAGCACCTGGGCATCACTTTCAAATAGCATTACAGCAAGAAATAGATGGCCTGCCAGATTTTCGTAAATTTGGTGGCTACACCGTATTTGCCGAAGGTTGGGCGTTGTACGCTGAAAGTTTAGGGAAAGAGCTTGGCTTATTTACCGACCCGTATATGTGGTATGGGCGTTTATCAGATGAGCAATTACGCGCTATGCGTTTAGTACTCGACACTGGTTTTCATGCAAAAGGCTGGACGCGTGAGCAAGGTATTGATTACATGCTAGCTAATTCGTCTATGGCTAAAAGTGATGTAATAGCCGAAGTTGAGCGTTACATAGCATGGCCAGGCCAAGCGTTGTCGTATAAATTAGGAGAGTTTAAAATTAGTGAGCTGCGCGACTACGCACATAAACAGCTAGGTAATAAGTTTGATATTAAAGCGTTTCACACGCAAATACTCATAGATGGCGCATTACCTATGCCAATTTTAGAACAGAAAATAAAGCGCTGGGTTAAATCAGTACAATAA
- a CDS encoding YcgN family cysteine cluster protein produces the protein MFDQQLANTQFWLEKSLSDMNQNEWEAICDGCGKCCLNTFIDSEDEDEFTATDQLREGEQLIFTNIVCQYLDNNTCGCSEYENRQTLVPSCVKLTKENLKDIFFMPQSCSYRRLHEGRGLASWHPLLNNGDKTKMHQQGISVKDKTVKDCDVKLDDFDLYIAEWPTKDSD, from the coding sequence ATGTTTGATCAACAATTAGCAAATACACAATTTTGGCTTGAAAAAAGCCTAAGCGACATGAACCAAAATGAATGGGAAGCCATTTGTGACGGCTGCGGGAAATGCTGCTTAAATACCTTTATTGATAGCGAAGATGAAGATGAATTTACCGCCACCGATCAGCTACGCGAAGGTGAGCAGTTAATATTTACTAATATTGTGTGTCAGTATCTCGATAATAATACCTGTGGTTGTAGCGAATACGAAAATCGTCAAACGCTGGTACCATCTTGTGTAAAACTTACCAAAGAAAACCTCAAAGATATCTTTTTTATGCCACAAAGTTGTAGCTATCGCCGTTTGCACGAAGGGCGAGGGTTGGCCTCGTGGCATCCGCTGTTAAATAATGGCGACAAAACAAAAATGCATCAGCAGGGCATTTCGGTAAAAGACAAAACCGTAAAAGATTGCGACGTTAAGCTCGATGACTTTGACCTATATATAGCAGAGTGGCCAACCAAGGATAGTGATTAA
- a CDS encoding RNA methyltransferase, producing the protein MSKQQAVIGLLNPKSPTNVGGVLRAAGCYDAQQVFFTGNRYLNAQKFHTDTKNVVERISLTATDNLEKVKPQGATVVVIELIEGATPLPEFTHPENAFYVFGPEDGSVSKDVLKWADEVVYIPTIGCMNLAATCNVVLYDRLAKLGGVESSDTTIINSRDTNNKMKWEKA; encoded by the coding sequence ATGAGCAAGCAACAGGCTGTTATTGGTTTATTAAATCCCAAAAGCCCAACTAATGTGGGCGGTGTATTACGTGCTGCAGGTTGCTACGACGCACAGCAGGTGTTTTTTACCGGAAACCGTTATTTAAATGCACAAAAGTTTCATACCGATACAAAAAATGTGGTTGAACGAATTTCACTAACTGCCACCGATAATTTAGAAAAAGTAAAGCCACAAGGTGCCACGGTTGTGGTTATTGAGCTAATTGAAGGTGCAACGCCACTGCCTGAGTTTACCCACCCAGAAAACGCATTTTATGTGTTTGGCCCAGAGGATGGCTCAGTGTCTAAAGACGTTTTAAAGTGGGCCGACGAAGTCGTGTATATTCCTACTATTGGCTGCATGAACCTCGCCGCCACTTGTAACGTGGTGCTATACGATCGTTTAGCAAAACTAGGCGGCGTAGAGAGCAGCGATACTACAATTATCAATTCGCGCGATACCAATAATAAAATGAAATGGGAAAAAGCATAG
- a CDS encoding methyl-accepting chemotaxis protein, with product MFGTLKFTSKVTIAASLVLVLVLGVFTINNYVSMRNQTEQQLALVLQQSSESVSQNIANWLNDKLAIVIAIAKTHQPGDSKALTLTQLNTAELAGNFKNTYIGKSNGVFILNDQSVVLPADFDATSRPWYKLVENKENTAFTTPYIDVTSNELTISAVVPMQQNEQFIGVAGADIEMSIITKIINDIDFLGLGYGFLIDSNGQVLSHPNRALNLKNTTELFGTHTALQSEFTEYQVAGQSKLISYTKIRGIENVDWYLGVVIDKDKAFASVSAFGKTAAIYMLIGIVVIIIMMQLLLRYLMRPMQRLNDAIKNIAQGEGDLTCRLEVENEDEFGELSHSFNLFIEKIQHSIEQVKHTTESLDVAISSLVAQTDSTLLMYEDQTKRTDSVATAINQFSATAMEISNSAERASKLAKNADQHSAQNQQTLSNNVASIHQLSKNMEQAQQTINSLNVHTASIGQVLEVIKGVSEQTNLLALNAAIEAARAGEAGRGFAVVADEVRQLAHRTQQSTQEIEDTVSQLQKGSNLAVELMKTSLSDSETSVQQADAVGVVMQQIIDAIQKISDANHVVASATDEQNQVVKSLDSDIHNISELSIQGKANLNRTLDECTKLKQQFSDLERMVKKFKV from the coding sequence ATGTTTGGCACGTTAAAATTTACCTCTAAGGTCACTATTGCTGCATCACTGGTATTAGTGTTGGTACTTGGTGTTTTTACAATTAATAACTATGTATCTATGCGTAATCAAACCGAGCAGCAACTTGCTCTTGTACTGCAACAAAGTTCAGAATCTGTTTCGCAAAACATTGCTAATTGGCTAAATGACAAACTGGCAATTGTTATTGCCATAGCAAAAACGCACCAACCTGGTGATAGCAAAGCGCTTACCCTTACACAGCTTAATACCGCTGAGTTGGCCGGAAACTTTAAAAATACCTATATTGGTAAATCCAATGGCGTGTTTATATTAAACGATCAAAGCGTAGTATTGCCCGCTGATTTTGATGCCACGTCTCGCCCTTGGTACAAGCTAGTAGAAAACAAAGAAAATACTGCCTTTACTACCCCTTATATAGATGTAACCAGCAATGAACTTACTATATCTGCGGTTGTGCCGATGCAGCAAAATGAGCAGTTTATTGGTGTAGCGGGCGCCGATATAGAAATGAGCATTATTACAAAAATTATTAACGATATAGATTTTTTAGGCTTAGGTTACGGCTTTTTAATTGACAGTAACGGCCAAGTGTTAAGCCACCCTAACAGAGCACTTAATTTAAAAAATACTACTGAGTTATTTGGTACCCACACTGCTTTGCAAAGCGAATTTACAGAGTATCAAGTGGCAGGGCAAAGTAAGCTTATATCGTATACAAAAATACGCGGTATAGAAAACGTTGACTGGTACTTAGGCGTGGTAATCGATAAAGATAAAGCCTTTGCCAGTGTGTCGGCCTTTGGCAAAACGGCCGCTATATATATGCTTATTGGTATCGTTGTTATCATTATTATGATGCAACTATTATTGCGCTATTTAATGCGCCCAATGCAGCGATTAAACGACGCTATTAAAAACATTGCCCAAGGTGAAGGCGACCTAACGTGTAGATTAGAAGTTGAAAATGAAGACGAATTTGGCGAGTTAAGTCATTCTTTTAATTTATTTATTGAAAAAATACAGCACTCTATTGAACAAGTAAAACACACCACAGAGTCATTAGATGTGGCTATTTCGAGTTTAGTCGCGCAAACCGACTCAACATTATTAATGTACGAAGACCAAACTAAACGCACCGACAGTGTAGCAACCGCAATTAATCAGTTTTCTGCCACCGCAATGGAAATATCAAACAGTGCTGAGCGTGCCTCTAAGTTAGCTAAAAATGCCGATCAGCACTCAGCGCAAAACCAGCAAACACTCAGTAATAATGTGGCCAGTATTCATCAGTTATCAAAAAATATGGAACAGGCACAGCAAACTATTAATAGCTTAAATGTGCATACAGCCAGTATTGGCCAAGTACTTGAGGTAATTAAAGGCGTAAGCGAGCAAACAAATTTACTTGCCCTGAATGCCGCAATAGAAGCTGCACGGGCTGGTGAAGCTGGGCGAGGTTTTGCTGTAGTTGCCGATGAAGTTCGCCAATTAGCGCATCGTACTCAGCAATCAACCCAAGAAATAGAAGACACCGTAAGCCAATTACAAAAAGGCTCTAATTTAGCGGTAGAACTAATGAAAACCAGTTTAAGCGACAGCGAAACAAGCGTGCAACAAGCCGATGCAGTAGGTGTTGTAATGCAGCAGATTATAGATGCAATACAAAAAATTAGCGATGCGAATCATGTTGTAGCTAGTGCAACCGATGAGCAAAATCAGGTTGTTAAATCCCTCGATTCAGACATTCATAATATTAGTGAGCTTTCAATACAGGGCAAAGCTAATTTAAACCGTACCTTGGATGAATGCACCAAGCTTAAACAACAATTTAGCGATTTAGAGCGTATGGTTAAAAAGTTTAAAGTTTAA
- a CDS encoding DsbA family protein: protein MAQSKLVYVHDPMCSWCWGYAPSWHKLKAALESKLVVEYKVGGLAPDSQDPMPQNMQDMLQNTWHKIAAQLGTEFNFDFWRNCKPRRSTYPACRAALIARKAGKESAMVAAIQQAYYLNAQNPSDESTLISLAEQISLNKAQFANRLQSKELNDELIAELNYVHSLPIQGFPSLVLINEGSAYPIAINYTDWQKTLNQINAILS from the coding sequence ATGGCTCAAAGTAAACTTGTTTATGTACACGACCCTATGTGTAGTTGGTGTTGGGGTTATGCACCAAGCTGGCATAAATTAAAAGCTGCTCTTGAGAGTAAGCTAGTAGTTGAATACAAAGTGGGAGGGCTTGCACCTGACAGCCAAGATCCTATGCCACAAAACATGCAGGATATGCTACAAAACACCTGGCATAAAATAGCAGCGCAATTGGGGACTGAGTTTAATTTTGACTTTTGGCGCAACTGTAAACCAAGGCGCTCAACGTACCCAGCGTGTAGAGCGGCGCTTATTGCGCGTAAAGCGGGCAAAGAAAGTGCAATGGTTGCAGCCATTCAGCAAGCTTACTATTTAAATGCTCAAAACCCCTCAGATGAAAGCACATTAATTAGCTTAGCCGAGCAAATAAGTTTAAATAAAGCGCAGTTTGCAAATAGGCTTCAATCAAAAGAGCTTAATGATGAGTTAATTGCAGAGCTTAATTATGTACATAGTTTGCCCATTCAGGGTTTTCCATCTTTAGTGCTTATTAATGAGGGTAGCGCGTACCCAATAGCAATAAACTACACCGACTGGCAAAAAACATTAAACCAAATTAATGCTATTTTAAGCTAA